Proteins encoded by one window of Burkholderia plantarii:
- a CDS encoding GNAT family N-acetyltransferase has translation MTLRIRRFAVGDEAALLAVFRASVHGLAARDYTPVQIEAWAPTDADAGYHAQWARRMQALRPWVAEIDGRIVGYADLQPSGQIDHCFVAAEFARRGVGRALLAQLHCVARGAGIRTLWADVSLSAQSWFRQAGFAIEREQVVSVRGVALRNARMSKRLAAGDEAGVAGSGPAATSCD, from the coding sequence ATGACGCTGCGGATCCGCCGTTTCGCCGTCGGCGACGAGGCCGCGCTGCTCGCGGTGTTCCGCGCGTCGGTGCACGGGCTCGCGGCGCGCGACTATACGCCGGTGCAGATCGAGGCGTGGGCGCCCACCGACGCCGATGCCGGCTATCACGCGCAATGGGCACGACGCATGCAGGCGCTGCGGCCATGGGTGGCCGAGATCGACGGGCGGATCGTCGGCTATGCGGACCTGCAGCCGTCCGGCCAGATCGACCATTGTTTCGTCGCGGCCGAGTTCGCGCGGCGCGGCGTGGGCCGCGCGTTGCTGGCGCAGCTCCATTGCGTGGCGCGCGGCGCGGGCATTCGCACGCTGTGGGCCGACGTGAGCCTGAGCGCGCAGTCGTGGTTTCGGCAGGCGGGCTTCGCGATCGAGCGCGAACAGGTGGTGAGCGTGCGCGGCGTGGCGCTGCGCAACGCGCGCATGAGCAAGCGGCTGGCAGCCGGCGATGAAGCCGGGGTCGCAGGCAGCGGCCCGGCCGCGACCTCGTGCGATTGA
- a CDS encoding RNA polymerase sigma factor, whose product MTIRDELIDHVPRLRRYARALIHNRELADDLVQDTLERALRHTEQFQAGTDLRAWLFTIMHNVFANQARRPGARAEHVSVDDDSLPEAALAVAGAPTRSLEVRDLDYALQRLPLDQRQVVLLVGLEELSYAEVALALGIPVGTVMSRLSRGRERLRTLMSGTQPSANLKVVR is encoded by the coding sequence ATGACCATACGAGACGAACTGATCGACCATGTCCCGCGCCTGCGCCGCTACGCGCGGGCGCTGATCCACAACCGCGAGCTCGCCGACGATCTGGTGCAGGACACGCTCGAACGCGCGCTGCGCCATACGGAGCAGTTCCAGGCCGGCACCGACCTGCGCGCGTGGCTGTTCACGATCATGCACAACGTGTTCGCGAACCAGGCGCGGCGCCCCGGCGCGCGCGCCGAGCACGTCTCGGTGGACGACGATTCGCTGCCCGAGGCCGCGCTGGCCGTGGCCGGCGCGCCCACGCGCTCGCTCGAAGTGCGCGATCTCGACTACGCGTTGCAGCGTCTGCCGCTCGACCAGCGGCAGGTGGTGCTGCTGGTCGGCCTCGAGGAACTCAGTTATGCCGAGGTGGCGCTCGCGCTCGGCATTCCCGTCGGTACCGTGATGTCGCGGCTTTCGCGCGGCCGCGAGCGTCTGCGCACGCTGATGTCCGGAACCCAACCCAGCGCCAATCTGAAGGTGGTGCGATGA
- a CDS encoding anti-sigma factor family protein — translation MNDPTTPITESELHAYVDGTLDEARRARIDRLLETDEALAARIGDFFSINAMLHERYDRVLDEPLPARLLPPEDFAPAGEGTASSDSSASSAARALPPGVTTVAGAARPAANWKRFAGLAAALVIGIGIGAGGMLSPVGRGVMNGDDGGPSILRASYGGEALARQSAIAYVTYAPMVTRPVEVGADREQELVQWLSSRLGTDVRPPVLTRAGYELMGGRLLPGDDGPIAQFMYHNALGERITLNISHRKLSSDVTAFKLYQSGPVNVFYWVDGRFGYAVSGGMDRHALLDLSHEVYEQLTASGGPRPANAN, via the coding sequence ATGAACGACCCGACCACGCCGATCACCGAATCGGAACTGCACGCCTATGTGGACGGCACGCTCGACGAAGCGCGCCGCGCGCGGATCGACCGCCTGCTCGAAACCGACGAGGCGCTCGCCGCGCGCATCGGCGACTTTTTCTCGATCAACGCGATGCTGCACGAGCGCTACGACCGCGTGCTCGACGAGCCGCTGCCGGCCCGGCTGCTGCCGCCCGAGGATTTCGCGCCGGCCGGCGAGGGCACCGCGTCGTCCGATTCCTCCGCTTCCTCCGCCGCGCGGGCGCTGCCGCCGGGCGTGACCACGGTGGCCGGCGCGGCACGCCCGGCGGCGAACTGGAAGCGCTTCGCGGGGCTGGCCGCGGCGCTCGTGATCGGCATCGGGATCGGCGCGGGCGGCATGCTGAGCCCGGTCGGGCGCGGCGTGATGAACGGCGACGACGGCGGCCCGTCGATCCTGCGCGCGTCGTATGGCGGCGAGGCGCTGGCGCGGCAGTCGGCGATCGCCTACGTCACCTACGCGCCGATGGTCACGCGCCCGGTCGAGGTCGGCGCCGATCGCGAGCAGGAACTCGTGCAATGGCTGTCGAGCCGGCTCGGCACCGACGTGCGGCCGCCCGTGCTCACGCGCGCGGGCTACGAGCTGATGGGCGGGCGCCTGCTGCCCGGCGACGACGGCCCGATCGCGCAGTTCATGTATCACAACGCGCTCGGCGAGCGGATCACGCTGAACATCTCGCACCGCAAGCTCAGCTCGGACGTGACGGCGTTCAAGCTCTACCAGAGCGGCCCGGTGAACGTGTTCTACTGGGTCGACGGCCGCTTCGGCTACGCGGTGTCGGGCGGCATGGACCGCCACGCGCTGCTCGACCTCTCGCACGAGGTGTACGAGCAGCTGACCGCGAGCGGCGGGCCGCGCCCGGCCAACGCCAACTGA
- a CDS encoding LysR family transcriptional regulator, which yields MNDRFQSLQLFARVARTGSFSAAGRELGMSQPTVSRIVAALEKQVGAALFTRTTRAVMLTEAGTDYLARIEAILAALDEADHAVRGTGELRGVLRLALSTSFAVRSVIPRIERFTSRHPQLRVEFILNDEMQDLVGDAVDVALRVGHLGDSTAVAKKLGVVHRVLAASPDYLARAGTPRVPADLARFSIIVGPAGRGTEGWAFRKDGRTTSVRVDGRFILNGGEGATAAAVAGLGIISAGSLGMLRELQSGQLVRVLPDWEMGSAEIHAILPAGRAAKPSARAFADFIGAELGEMEAARRELRC from the coding sequence ATGAATGACCGATTCCAATCGCTGCAGCTGTTCGCGCGCGTCGCGCGCACCGGCAGCTTCTCCGCGGCCGGCCGCGAACTGGGCATGTCGCAGCCGACCGTGTCGCGGATCGTGGCCGCGCTCGAAAAGCAGGTGGGCGCCGCGCTGTTCACGCGCACCACGCGCGCCGTCATGCTGACCGAGGCGGGCACCGACTATCTGGCGCGCATCGAGGCGATCCTTGCCGCGCTCGACGAAGCCGATCACGCGGTGCGCGGCACGGGCGAACTGCGCGGCGTGCTGCGTCTCGCGCTGTCCACCTCGTTCGCGGTGCGCAGCGTGATTCCGCGCATCGAGCGCTTCACGAGCCGGCATCCGCAGCTGCGCGTGGAATTCATCCTCAACGACGAGATGCAGGACCTGGTCGGCGACGCCGTGGACGTGGCGCTGCGCGTGGGCCACCTCGGCGATTCGACCGCCGTGGCGAAGAAGCTCGGCGTGGTCCACCGCGTGCTGGCCGCCTCGCCCGACTATCTGGCGCGTGCCGGCACCCCGCGCGTGCCGGCCGATCTCGCCCGCTTCTCGATCATCGTCGGGCCGGCCGGGCGCGGCACGGAGGGCTGGGCGTTCCGCAAGGACGGCAGGACCACCTCGGTGCGCGTGGACGGCCGCTTCATCCTGAACGGCGGCGAGGGCGCCACGGCCGCGGCGGTGGCGGGGCTCGGCATCATCTCGGCCGGCTCGCTCGGCATGCTGCGCGAGCTGCAGAGCGGCCAGCTGGTGCGCGTGCTGCCGGACTGGGAAATGGGCAGCGCCGAGATCCACGCGATCCTGCCCGCCGGCCGCGCGGCCAAGCCGTCGGCGCGCGCGTTCGCCGACTTCATCGGTGCCGAACTCGGCGAGATGGAGGCGGCCCGCCGCGAACTGCGCTGCTAG
- a CDS encoding MDR family oxidoreductase: MFHCLLIDQDADGASRARVETLDEARLPDGDVLVEVAYSTLNYKDGLAITGKSPVVRRFPMVPGIDFAGTVADSAHPAYRPGDAVVLNGWGVGEQYWGGLSQKARVNGDWLIPLPAGLTARQAMAVGTAGYTAMLCLLALERHGIGPAHGDVLVTGASGGVGSFAIALLARRGYRVVASTGKTREADYLHALGAAEVIDRATLAEPGKPLQKERWGAAIDSVGGATLANVCAATRADGAVAACGLAQDMAFPATVAPFILRGVSLLGINSVTRPYAEREAAWRALADTLDLAQLDTITREIALADAIPAAAQLLAGQVRGRLVVDVNR; encoded by the coding sequence ATGTTCCACTGTCTTCTGATCGACCAGGACGCCGACGGCGCGAGCCGCGCGCGCGTCGAGACGCTCGACGAGGCCCGCCTGCCCGACGGCGACGTGCTGGTCGAGGTCGCCTACAGCACGCTCAACTACAAGGACGGGCTCGCCATCACGGGCAAGAGCCCGGTGGTGCGGCGCTTCCCGATGGTGCCCGGCATCGACTTCGCCGGCACCGTGGCCGACAGCGCGCATCCGGCCTACCGGCCCGGCGACGCGGTGGTGCTGAACGGCTGGGGCGTGGGCGAGCAATACTGGGGCGGGCTCTCGCAGAAGGCGCGCGTCAACGGCGACTGGCTGATTCCGCTGCCGGCCGGGCTCACCGCGCGGCAGGCGATGGCGGTGGGCACGGCCGGCTACACGGCGATGCTCTGCCTCCTCGCGCTGGAGCGCCACGGCATCGGCCCCGCGCACGGCGACGTGCTCGTGACGGGCGCGAGCGGCGGCGTGGGCAGCTTCGCGATCGCGCTGCTGGCGCGGCGCGGCTACCGCGTGGTGGCGTCCACCGGCAAGACGCGCGAGGCCGACTACCTGCACGCGCTCGGCGCGGCCGAGGTGATCGATCGCGCCACGCTGGCCGAGCCCGGCAAGCCGCTGCAGAAGGAGCGCTGGGGCGCGGCGATCGACTCCGTGGGCGGCGCGACGCTCGCCAACGTCTGCGCGGCGACGCGCGCCGACGGCGCGGTGGCCGCCTGCGGGCTCGCGCAGGACATGGCGTTCCCGGCCACGGTCGCGCCGTTCATCCTGCGCGGCGTGAGCCTGCTCGGCATCAACAGCGTCACGCGCCCCTACGCCGAACGCGAGGCGGCCTGGCGCGCGCTGGCCGACACGCTCGACCTGGCGCAGCTCGACACCATCACGCGCGAGATCGCGCTGGCCGACGCGATTCCGGCCGCCGCGCAATTGCTGGCCGGGCAGGTGCGCGGGCGGCTCGTGGTGGACGTGAATCGGTAA
- a CDS encoding quinone oxidoreductase family protein, translating into MKAAIVSAAGQPPVYGEFDAPRAAEGCRTIQVRASALSHVARSRAAGVHYTSENSTHGLPFVAGIDGTGVLDDGRRVYFFGPLAPHGALAEYTVAADAHCLALPDALDDVTAAALAIPAMSSWAALTERARFEAGETVLVNGATGSSGRLAVQIAKYLGAGKVIATGRDATSLAELAALGADVLVPLTGDEAQADALRGQFARGVDIVLDYLWGPSAHALLVAAARALPDLAVLRHVQIGAIGGSEISLPAAVLRSTAITLLGSGMGSVPMPKLIESLRMVLDIAPKAGLRIDTRAVPLAQVGEAWAKADSRTRTVFTIG; encoded by the coding sequence ATGAAAGCCGCGATCGTGAGCGCGGCCGGGCAGCCGCCCGTCTATGGCGAGTTCGACGCGCCACGCGCGGCCGAGGGCTGCCGCACGATCCAGGTGCGCGCCTCGGCGCTGAGCCACGTCGCACGCTCGCGCGCCGCGGGCGTGCATTACACCTCGGAGAATTCGACGCACGGCCTGCCGTTCGTGGCCGGCATCGACGGCACGGGGGTACTCGACGACGGCCGGCGCGTCTATTTCTTCGGCCCGCTGGCGCCGCACGGCGCGCTGGCCGAATACACCGTGGCCGCCGACGCGCACTGCCTCGCGCTGCCCGACGCGCTCGACGACGTGACGGCCGCGGCGCTCGCGATTCCGGCGATGTCGTCGTGGGCCGCGCTGACCGAGCGCGCGCGCTTCGAGGCGGGCGAGACGGTGCTCGTGAACGGCGCGACCGGTTCGTCGGGACGGCTCGCGGTGCAGATCGCGAAGTATCTCGGCGCGGGCAAGGTGATCGCGACCGGGCGCGACGCGACCTCGCTGGCCGAACTGGCCGCGCTCGGCGCCGACGTGCTGGTGCCGCTGACGGGCGACGAGGCGCAGGCCGACGCGCTGCGCGGGCAGTTCGCGCGGGGCGTGGACATCGTGCTCGACTACCTGTGGGGGCCGAGCGCCCATGCGCTGCTGGTGGCGGCGGCGCGCGCGCTGCCCGATCTGGCCGTGCTGCGCCACGTGCAGATCGGCGCGATCGGCGGCTCGGAGATCTCGCTGCCGGCCGCCGTGCTGCGCTCGACCGCGATCACGCTGCTCGGCAGCGGGATGGGCAGCGTGCCGATGCCGAAGCTGATCGAGTCGCTGCGCATGGTGCTCGACATCGCGCCGAAGGCCGGGCTCAGGATCGATACGCGCGCGGTGCCGCTCGCGCAGGTCGGCGAGGCGTGGGCGAAAGCCGACAGCCGCACCCGCACGGTATTCACGATCGGTTGA
- a CDS encoding DUF4148 domain-containing protein: protein MKTQIARLVALSAVVLSSLAHAQGLTRAEVRQQLIEAEQNGSLNYTDASYPEVNPAFRQGLAAGVGAPAASAYGSAAAARSEGGHRAMPPVAGTPSACTGPASFCNVYAGS from the coding sequence ATGAAGACCCAGATCGCCCGTCTCGTCGCGTTGTCCGCCGTCGTGCTCTCGTCGCTCGCGCATGCGCAGGGCCTCACGCGCGCCGAAGTCCGCCAGCAGTTGATCGAAGCCGAACAGAACGGCTCGCTGAACTACACCGACGCGTCGTACCCCGAGGTCAATCCGGCGTTCCGCCAGGGGCTCGCCGCCGGCGTCGGCGCACCGGCCGCGTCCGCCTACGGCAGTGCCGCGGCGGCGCGCAGCGAGGGCGGCCACCGTGCGATGCCGCCGGTGGCGGGCACGCCGTCGGCCTGTACCGGCCCGGCCAGCTTCTGCAACGTCTACGCCGGCTCCTGA
- a CDS encoding AraC family transcriptional regulator: protein MHDSLLPPPLVLESGGPLVAAAELTQAAARATDAHRHPRGQLVGALSGLLSVGLETQQWVVPATHAIWVPPHHLHSLRSYGPFSGWSVFIEEAACAALPAAPRAIRANPLLREAARRAATWSGGPLGHDETRIAELILAEIAASPAQALGLPRPVEARVARIADALAADLSDNRGAEAWARWAGIAPRTLSRRFVAETGLSFAQWRQQARVLRALERLADGTPVTTIALELGYDNVSAFIEMFRRVLGVTPGKYAAGLPALAAA, encoded by the coding sequence ATGCATGATTCACTGCTTCCGCCCCCTCTCGTGCTCGAATCGGGCGGACCGTTAGTTGCGGCTGCGGAATTGACGCAGGCGGCCGCGCGCGCCACCGATGCGCACCGGCATCCACGCGGCCAGCTGGTGGGGGCCTTGAGCGGGCTGCTGTCGGTCGGGCTCGAGACGCAGCAGTGGGTGGTACCGGCCACGCATGCGATCTGGGTGCCGCCGCACCATCTGCATTCGCTGCGTTCGTATGGGCCGTTCTCGGGCTGGAGCGTGTTCATCGAGGAGGCGGCCTGCGCGGCGCTGCCGGCCGCGCCGCGCGCGATTCGCGCCAACCCGCTGCTGCGCGAGGCGGCGCGACGCGCGGCCACCTGGTCGGGCGGCCCGCTCGGGCACGACGAGACACGCATCGCCGAATTGATCCTCGCGGAGATCGCGGCCTCGCCGGCCCAGGCGCTGGGCCTGCCACGGCCGGTGGAGGCACGGGTGGCGCGCATCGCCGACGCGCTGGCCGCCGACCTGTCCGACAACCGCGGCGCCGAGGCCTGGGCGCGCTGGGCCGGCATCGCGCCGCGCACGCTGAGCCGGCGCTTCGTCGCGGAGACCGGCCTGAGCTTCGCGCAGTGGCGCCAGCAGGCGCGCGTGCTGCGCGCGCTGGAGCGGCTCGCCGACGGCACGCCCGTCACCACCATCGCGCTCGAACTCGGCTACGACAACGTCAGCGCGTTCATCGAGATGTTCCGGCGCGTGCTTGGCGTGACGCCGGGGAAATATGCGGCGGGGCTGCCGGCGCTGGCGGCGGCGTGA
- a CDS encoding anti-sigma factor family protein: MNSAPEPIPTEQDMQAYADGRLAAERQASVFAYLARRPAEARRVAFYARVNAQLRASFPDDGQGAGGALAAIPPTPGRHGTTKPARRRPWRTVLAALAAAIVAASLPTLARVPDRRLDAAAYDTLVALSAHAPASPGEGAAASVSSPLAPLVSPRFTPAPPAPLDTAPDLSAAGFRVADARRLEIWPFAGANAFVYRNAAGEPVVLVAPGPPDGGGRWQARRVGAARLLAWTSRAGRHIVIAGDARTRGLMRAADLLAGD, translated from the coding sequence ATGAACTCCGCACCCGAACCGATCCCGACCGAGCAGGACATGCAGGCCTACGCCGATGGCCGGCTCGCCGCCGAGCGGCAGGCGAGCGTGTTCGCGTACCTGGCGCGACGGCCCGCCGAGGCGCGCCGCGTCGCGTTCTACGCCCGCGTCAACGCGCAGTTGCGTGCCAGCTTTCCCGACGACGGCCAGGGCGCCGGCGGGGCTCTGGCGGCCATCCCGCCGACACCCGGCCGGCACGGCACCACGAAGCCCGCCCGCCGCCGCCCGTGGCGCACCGTGCTGGCGGCGCTCGCGGCCGCGATCGTGGCGGCCAGCCTGCCGACGCTCGCGCGCGTGCCGGACCGCCGGCTCGACGCGGCCGCCTACGACACGCTGGTCGCGCTGTCCGCCCACGCGCCGGCCTCGCCGGGTGAGGGTGCGGCCGCAAGCGTGTCGTCCCCGCTCGCGCCGCTCGTCTCGCCGCGCTTCACCCCCGCGCCGCCGGCGCCGCTCGACACGGCCCCGGACCTCAGCGCGGCCGGCTTCCGGGTTGCCGATGCCCGCCGGCTCGAGATCTGGCCGTTCGCCGGCGCGAACGCGTTCGTCTACCGCAACGCGGCGGGCGAGCCGGTGGTGCTGGTCGCGCCCGGGCCGCCCGACGGCGGCGGGCGCTGGCAGGCGCGCCGCGTCGGCGCCGCCCGGCTGCTGGCGTGGACATCGCGCGCCGGACGACATATCGTGATCGCCGGCGACGCGCGCACGCGCGGGCTGATGCGGGCCGCCGACCTGCTGGCCGGAGACTGA
- a CDS encoding TetR/AcrR family transcriptional regulator yields the protein MLTPPDKPRRGRPPKNPQAHADTRAVLLRAGMELLTEQGFAATGLDTVLKRVDVPKGSFYHYFASKEAFGRELMDAYDAYFAAKLDHWLLDASRPALARLAAFVDDAKAGMARHDFTRGCLIGNLGLEVGALPDGFREALERIFAGWQARIARCLRDAQHERVLAADADLDALAAFFWIGWEGAVLRARLVRNATPLDTFFNGFLAGLPRSRPARAPARPPAD from the coding sequence ATGCTCACGCCACCCGACAAGCCGCGCCGCGGCCGCCCCCCGAAAAACCCGCAGGCCCATGCCGACACGCGCGCCGTGCTGCTGCGCGCCGGCATGGAACTGCTGACCGAGCAGGGCTTCGCGGCCACCGGGCTCGACACCGTGCTCAAGCGCGTCGACGTTCCGAAGGGCTCCTTCTATCACTACTTCGCGAGCAAGGAGGCGTTCGGCCGCGAGCTGATGGACGCCTACGACGCCTACTTCGCCGCGAAGCTCGACCACTGGCTGCTCGACGCGAGCCGCCCGGCGCTCGCGCGGCTCGCCGCGTTCGTCGACGACGCGAAGGCCGGCATGGCGCGCCACGATTTCACGCGCGGCTGCCTGATCGGCAATCTCGGGCTCGAGGTGGGCGCGCTGCCGGACGGCTTTCGCGAAGCGCTCGAGCGGATCTTCGCGGGCTGGCAGGCCCGCATCGCGCGCTGCCTGCGCGACGCGCAGCACGAGCGCGTGCTCGCGGCCGACGCCGATCTCGACGCGCTCGCCGCGTTCTTCTGGATCGGCTGGGAAGGCGCGGTGCTGCGCGCGCGGCTGGTGCGCAACGCCACGCCGCTCGACACGTTCTTCAACGGGTTCCTCGCCGGCCTGCCGCGCTCGCGGCCGGCCCGGGCGCCCGCCCGTCCGCCAGCGGACTGA
- a CDS encoding NAD(P)/FAD-dependent oxidoreductase has product MQTSSPRIAVVGGGVIGLSIARALARRGAQVTLFEQARLGAGTSRTSYAWVNSNGKTPPSYHRLNCAGIAEHAALQQEAHSEARWFDPSGTFEWASDAAAQRRLEQRVSSLKALDYPTAEVSHAFVQARLPELRLAPGTGQIWHFPSEGLLDASVLMAYLWAQARAAGAVLHEQAEIRDLSERADGVTLRFGANDSWQGDYCVLATGRWTSRLVATLGIGLAMVDAERRDRVACGFLASTDAQLVQLRSNLIGPDLNVRPDGGGRLLLQATDLDDQADPAAPPAPDGEIGRELLRRLHAWFDHTAHARIERLVVGQRSRPADGLPAVGFVTPRQRAYVVATHSGMTLGPLLGRLVADELVTGQRAALLADFAPDRLLNRDPGEFSPVASVSFPAEQ; this is encoded by the coding sequence ATGCAGACATCCTCTCCTCGCATCGCGGTCGTCGGCGGCGGCGTCATCGGCCTGTCGATCGCGCGGGCGCTGGCGCGGCGCGGCGCCCAAGTAACGCTGTTCGAACAGGCGCGGCTGGGCGCCGGAACCAGCCGGACCAGCTACGCGTGGGTCAACTCGAACGGCAAGACTCCACCGAGCTATCACCGCCTCAACTGCGCCGGCATCGCCGAGCACGCGGCGCTGCAGCAGGAGGCCCACAGCGAGGCGCGCTGGTTCGATCCGTCCGGCACCTTCGAATGGGCGAGCGACGCGGCCGCGCAGCGACGGCTGGAGCAGCGCGTGAGCAGCCTGAAAGCGCTCGATTATCCCACCGCCGAAGTCTCGCACGCGTTCGTGCAGGCGCGCCTTCCCGAACTGCGGCTCGCGCCCGGCACCGGCCAGATCTGGCACTTCCCGAGCGAAGGGCTGCTCGACGCATCGGTGCTGATGGCCTATCTGTGGGCGCAGGCGCGCGCGGCCGGCGCCGTCCTGCACGAGCAGGCCGAGATCCGCGACCTGAGCGAACGCGCCGACGGCGTGACGCTGCGATTCGGTGCGAACGACAGCTGGCAAGGCGATTACTGCGTGCTGGCCACCGGACGCTGGACCTCGCGGCTCGTCGCCACGCTCGGCATCGGCCTCGCGATGGTCGACGCCGAGCGCCGCGACCGGGTCGCCTGCGGGTTCCTGGCCAGCACCGACGCGCAGCTAGTCCAGCTGCGCAGCAACCTGATCGGCCCGGACCTGAACGTGCGGCCCGACGGCGGCGGCCGCCTGCTGCTGCAGGCCACCGACCTCGACGACCAGGCCGATCCGGCCGCCCCGCCCGCGCCCGACGGCGAGATCGGGCGGGAGCTGCTGCGCCGGCTGCACGCCTGGTTCGATCACACCGCCCACGCGCGCATCGAGCGGCTGGTGGTGGGCCAGCGCTCGCGCCCCGCCGACGGGCTGCCGGCGGTCGGCTTCGTCACGCCGCGGCAGCGCGCCTACGTGGTGGCGACCCACAGCGGCATGACGCTCGGCCCGCTGCTCGGGCGGCTGGTGGCCGACGAACTCGTGACGGGGCAGCGGGCGGCGCTGCTCGCCGATTTCGCGCCCGACCGGTTGCTGAATCGCGACCCCGGTGAATTTTCGCCGGTCGCGTCGGTGTCGTTTCCGGCCGAGCAATGA
- a CDS encoding GntR family transcriptional regulator gives MRPPNTLVADAIREDILRGELPPGTPLIQENLSARYGVSRIPIREALVRLEADGLARQEGKRGLTVAPLRADEAEDLWMMRSRLEPLALEMAFPFLTKSVLGEAEDLIDKVEHIGNDPAKQSHVNWLFHRTLYEKGQRHRLLITLDALHLQADRYLRFQYDVMSHSSNSRAEHMEIIDSLRGRDLERACAILVRHIEDAGRKLVTALRNAAVEEA, from the coding sequence TTGCGACCCCCAAACACGCTCGTAGCGGACGCCATTCGCGAGGACATCCTGCGCGGGGAATTGCCGCCTGGAACGCCGCTGATCCAGGAAAATCTCTCGGCCCGATACGGCGTGAGCCGCATCCCGATCCGGGAAGCGCTGGTGCGCCTGGAGGCCGACGGACTCGCCCGCCAGGAGGGCAAGCGCGGCCTCACAGTAGCGCCGCTGCGGGCCGACGAGGCCGAGGATCTGTGGATGATGCGTTCGCGCCTCGAGCCTCTCGCGCTGGAGATGGCGTTCCCGTTCCTGACCAAGAGCGTGCTCGGCGAAGCGGAGGACCTGATCGACAAGGTCGAACACATCGGCAACGACCCCGCGAAACAAAGCCACGTCAATTGGTTGTTTCACCGCACGTTGTATGAGAAGGGCCAGCGCCATCGCCTGCTGATCACGCTCGACGCGCTGCATTTGCAGGCGGACCGGTATCTGCGGTTCCAGTACGACGTGATGAGTCACAGCTCCAACAGCCGCGCCGAGCACATGGAGATCATCGACTCGCTGCGCGGGCGCGATCTGGAACGCGCCTGCGCGATCCTCGTGCGGCACATCGAAGACGCCGGGCGCAAGCTCGTCACGGCGCTGCGCAACGCGGCCGTCGAGGAGGCGTGA
- a CDS encoding glutathione S-transferase family protein has protein sequence MLDLYTDATPNGLKISIALEELGLDYRVHRVFLGGEQKTPEFTRLNPNRKIPVLVDDGLVVTESGAILIHLAEKAGKLLPAGPAARAAVIEMLMFQMASIGPMLGQLLVFRGPWRNRAPEVSNRYFQEASRLYGVLNTRLAGRDYLAGDAFSIADIALLPWIRTGSLAPFTADLPLDANPHLKAWFERVMARPAVQKGLTIPEPFPPEKQFEGFIKATVGLGDLHAA, from the coding sequence ATGCTGGACCTCTATACCGATGCCACGCCGAACGGCCTCAAAATCTCGATCGCGCTCGAGGAACTGGGGCTCGACTATCGCGTCCACCGCGTCTTTCTCGGCGGCGAGCAGAAGACGCCCGAATTCACGCGGCTCAATCCGAACCGGAAGATCCCGGTGCTGGTGGACGACGGCCTGGTGGTGACCGAATCGGGCGCGATCCTGATCCACCTGGCCGAGAAGGCCGGCAAGCTGCTGCCCGCCGGGCCGGCCGCGCGCGCCGCCGTGATCGAGATGCTGATGTTCCAGATGGCCTCGATCGGGCCGATGCTGGGCCAGCTGCTGGTGTTTCGCGGCCCGTGGCGGAACCGGGCGCCGGAGGTGTCGAACCGCTATTTCCAGGAAGCCAGCCGGCTGTACGGCGTGTTGAATACGCGGCTCGCGGGGCGCGACTACCTGGCCGGCGACGCGTTCTCGATCGCCGACATCGCGCTGCTGCCGTGGATCCGCACCGGCTCGCTGGCACCGTTCACGGCCGACCTGCCGCTCGACGCGAATCCGCACCTGAAGGCCTGGTTCGAGCGCGTGATGGCGCGCCCGGCGGTGCAGAAGGGGCTGACGATTCCCGAGCCGTTTCCGCCCGAAAAGCAGTTCGAGGGCTTCATCAAGGCGACGGTCGGCCTTGGCGACCTGCACGCGGCCTGA